The segment AGAAAATGGGAAAGAATTTGATATAATTTTTTGTGGAAAAGAATCAACAGATACAGGTTGCGGACAAGTAGGAGCTCAAATATCTGAAATATTAGGAAGAGGTTTTGTTACAGATATAATAGAGGTTTCAAATAAAGAAGATATATTTTCTTTTAATCAAGAAACAGAAGAAGGTTATAATGTAGTAGAGACAAGTTGTCCTTGTGTAGTAACAGTTACTAAACCAAATTATGATCCAAGATATCCAACAATAAAAAATAAAATGAAAGCAAGAAGAATGCCTATTGATGATTTAGAAATTTCTAATGTTGAAAAAGTTGTGGAAAAAGGAGCATATGTTAAGATTATAAATTTCTATGAACCTCCTAAAAAAGAAGCAGGAATAAAAATTCAAGAAGAAAAATGTGAAGATTCAACATTAAAAGCAATTCAAATAATGTCTGAAGCTAAAGTATTTTAAGGGGGATTAAAATGAAAAATATATTAACATTTGTAGAAATAAAAGAGGGAAATATCTTAAAAAATAGTTTAGAAGCTATTTCTGCTGGAAAAAAAATAGGAGATAAAGTTATAGCAGCTATATTAAAAAATGATGAAAAATTAATAAAAGAACTAATAAATAGTGGTGCTGATGAAGTAATGGTATTAAAATCATCAAAATTAGAAAAAATAAACTTAGATATATATGTTGAAGCTTTTGAAAAAATCTTGAAAGATAAAGAGTTTTCAGCTTTTATATTAGGAGGTACTTTAGTAGGTAAAGAATTAGCATCAAGATTAGCATCAAGATTAGAGGTTGGATGTGTAACAGATGCAATAGGTTTAAAATTAGATGAGAAAGAAAATGTAATATGGACTTGCCCAGCATATGGAGGAACTTTATTTTCTGATATGATGATGGATAATTCACAATTACAAATAGGAACTATTCGTTCTGGAGCTTTTAAAAAATTAGAAGAAGAGGAAAGAAAAGGTGAAGTAGTTTCTGTAGAATTAGAGTTAGAAGAAAATAATATAAAAACAAGAATAGTAAATGTGGTTAAAGAAATAGCTGAAACAGTAGATTTAGAGTCAGCTGAAGTTATTATAGCTGGTGGAAGAGGAATGGGAAATGCAGATAACTTCAAGTTAGTAGAAGAGTTAGCTGGTCTATTAGGAGGAGTTGTAGGGGCAACAAGGCCAGCTATTGAAGCGGGATGGATATCAAAAAATCATCAAGTTGGACAATCAGGGAAAATAGTTGGTCCTAAATTATATATAGCTTGTGGAATATCGGGAGCAGTGCAACATGTTTCAGGAATGGTTGGTTCTGATTATATAGTTGCTATTAACAAAGATGAAGATGCTCCAATTTTTGAAGTAGCCAATGTAGGGATAGTAGGAAATGTTATGGAAGCTTTACCGATTATGATAAATGAAATAAAGCAAATGAGAGAAAATTAAATAGAGTTTTAGGTATATGTTTTTATAGTTTAAATGGATGGTAACTTTTTAAGTTAGCATCCATTTTTTATTATGGGAAATGTATAATTTCAGATGTTTTTATTTAAAAATTATGGTACAATAATATGTCAGTAAACTAAGAAAATAAAAAAATTATTATAGAAGAAAGGAGATACAATAATGATAGAGAAAAATTTAGTTCCTAAAATAATAGTCAAAGAATTAGATAAATATATTGTTTCTCAAGATGAAGCAAAAAAAAATGTAGCAGTATCTTTAAGAAATAGATATAGAAGAAAGTTAATAAAAAATGAAATAATGAAAAAAGAAATAACTCCTAAAAATATAATTTTAATGGGGTCTACAGGTGTAGGAAAGACAGAAATAGCAAGAAGATTAGCTAAAATAACAAATTCTCCCTTTATAAAAGTAGAAGCAACAAAATATACAGAGGTTGGTTATGTGGGGAAAGATGTTGAAAGCATTATTAAAGATTTAGTGGCTATAACAATTAGAAAATTAAGAAAAGAAAAAATAGATAGTTTGAAAGATAAATATATGGATTTTGCTATAGAAAAAGTAGCTAAGAAACTTGATAAGTTATCAACAATTAATGACGAAAGTAAAGAAAAATTAATAAATGAAATAAAAGAAGGGATTTATGATGATAGGGAGGTTGAAATAAATAAACCTATAAAAAGAGGAAATACAGATGGAGCTGTAGTTGAAGTTATAGGAAATAAGCCAGATGGAGATATGGGACCTATAATAGAAAGTATAATGTCAAATTTTGACGGAAAAAAGTCAAAAAAAGTAAAAGTGACAGTAAAAGATGCTATTGATATTATAATAAATGAAGAAATAGAAAAGAATATCAATATGGATGAAATAAACATAGAAGCAGTAAGAGCAGCAGAGGAAGATGGAATAATTTTTATTGATGAGATTGATAAAATTGCTGGAAGTGGAAATGTAGGGAGAAGTGAAGTTTCTAGGCAAGGAGTGCAAAGAGATATATTGCCAATAGTTGAAGGGACAACAGTTATGACTAAATATGGTCCAGTTAAAACAGATCATATATTATTTATAGCTGCAGGAGCTTTTTCAGAATCTAGTTTTTCAGATCTTATGCCAGAATTGCAAGGGAGATTTCCAATAGTAACAGAGATGCAAGATTTAAATGAGCAAGATTTTAAAAAAATATTAACAAATATAGACTATAATTTAATAGATCAATATAGAGAAATGCTTTTAATTGATAATGTAGAACTAAAGGTAACTAAAGGAGCTATAGAAAAAATATCCGAATATGCAATATATTTAAATGAAAATATTGAGAATATAGGAGCTAGAAGACTTTCTACAATATTGGAATTTTTACTTAAAGATATTATGTTTGAGGCACCTTATGAAGGAAAAGAAAAAATTACAATTGATAAAAAATATGTTGAAAAAATATTTAAAGGAAAATTTAAAGAAGAGAATTTAGACAAATATATATTATAAGAGAGGTATTGGATGTATTTGAAAAGTGTTGAAATATATGGGTTTAAATCATTTGGTGAAAGAGTGAAAATAGATTTTGATGGTGGTATTACCTCTATTGTAGGACCTAATGGATCTGGGAAGTCAAATATATTAGATTCTATATTATGGGTTTTAGGAGAGCAATCATATAAGAATATAAGAGCTAAAGAAAGTAAGGATATTATTTTTTCAGGTGAAGCGAAGAAAAATGGAGCTTCTTATGCTGAGGTGTCTTTAAGTATAGATAATAAAGATAGGTTTTTTCCAATAGAAGAAGAAGTTGTAAAAATAACTAGAAAGCTTTATAAAACAGGAGAAAATGAATATTTAATAAATGATAAAAAATCGAGATTAAGAGATATTAGTAATTTATTTATGGATACAGGAGTTGGAAAATCAGCTTATTCTGTTATAGGACAAGGAAAAGTAGAAAGAATTATTTCATCATCTAAAAAAGAAATAAAAGAAATAATAGAAGAAGCAGCAGGAGTAAAAAAATATCAAATAAGAAAACTAGAATCTGAAAAAAAATTAGTTAATGTAACAAATGAAGTAGAAAAGATAGAATTGATATTGAATGAGACTTATGAAAATAGATCTAAAATAAAGAAACAGGCTGATAAAGCTTTAGCTTTTTTAGAATTAAAAAAAGAAAGAGATTCTTTGAATAAAGGAATAATAATTTATGAAATAGAAAATAATAAAGATAATATAGAAATTTCAAGAGAAAAAGTTTTAAATATTTCAAAAAATAGAGATAATTTAAAAGAAGATAAAATAATTAAAGAAAATTCTTTATCTCAAACAATTTTAGATAAAGAAAAAATAAAAGAAGAAATAAAAAATTCTTTAAATAAAAATGAAGAGCTTAAAAATTTGATTAATAATTTTGAAAATGAAGAAACTAAATTATTAGAGAGAAAAGAATCCTATAATAGGGAAATCTCTGAAAAAAAAGAAGCTTTAGATAAATTAATTAATAAAAAAGATGAAAATTTAAAAACTTTTGAAATATTAAAAGAAGAAAAGAAAAAATTAGAGATAAATATAATTTCTGGAGAAAAAAACTATTCTAAATTTGAAGAAAAAATTAAAATAAAAGATAAAAATAAAATAGAAATTGAAAAAATAATAGAAGATAATCAGAGAAAAATATTGGACTATGAGGTTATAAAATTACAACAATCTAATGATATTGAAAATTCAGAGAAAAGAATGAAAGGTAGTAACTCAAGAATAAAAAATATAAATAGTGATATAACTGAAATAGAAGAAAAAATTAAGTCAAATAAAGAATTTAAAGAAATAGCTAGGAAAAATGGATTATCAAAAAAAGAACAATTGGTAGAAGTAACGAAAAAACAAGAAATTTGTGAAGAAAAAATTTCAAAAATAAGTATTGAATCTAATAAAATTGCAGAACAATTAAGAAGAGATGAAAGAGAAGAAATTAGTAATAGAAGAAAATATGAACAAATATTAAGATTTGAAGGGAATAATGAGGGCTTTTATAAAGGAGTAAAAGAAATATTAAATGAAGGAATAAGAGGAGTTGAAGGGGCACTTATTTCAATTATTAAGGTTCCAGAAAAATATGAAAAAGCCATAGAAGCATCTATTTCAGGAAATTTACAAGATATTGTTGTTGAAAATAGTAATGTAGCAAAGAAATGTATTAAAATTTTAAAGGAAAGAAGAGTAGGAAAAGCTTCTTTCTTAGCTCTAGATACGATAAAAACTTTTGGAAAAAAGAATATCCCTTCTATTTCAGGAGTTATAGGAAGAGGATCAGAGTTGATAGAATATGATTCTAAATATAAAAAAATAATTGAGATGATTCTTGCTAATTTACTTGTTGTTGAGAATATGGATATAGCAGTTAATATTTCAAAGAAAAATTTATTTGCAGGAAATATAGTAACTTTACATGGTGAATATATCAGTGGTTCTGGAAGGATAACAGGAGGAAGTAATAGAAATTCAGCTGTTTCTCAAATGTTTGAAAGAAGAAAAGAATCAAAAAGATTAGAAAAATTATTAGAAGAATTAATAAATAAGATAAATGAAAATAAATTAAAACAAGAAAATTATTCTAAAAATATAGAAATGTTGGAAAATAAGACACAAGAATTGGATGTTTTAATTGAAAATTTAAGAAAAAATGTTAAAATTTATCATGAGGAGTTTGAAAATTTAAAATTAAAAGAAGAAAAACTATTGAAAGATAAAAATATCTATTTGGCAGAAAAACAAGAGGAAGAAAATTATGCTAGAGAGTATATGAAAAAAATAGAAAGTTCAAGTAAAGAAAAAAAGGATACAGAAAAAAAGACAGAAGATATTAAAATATCTATTGAGAAAAAATCACAGGATCTTAAAGAGATAAGTTTATCTTTAGTAAAATTGAAAGATGAATTTTCAGATATGAAGATTAAATTTTTAAATAGTAAAGATAGAATAATAACAATAAAAAATGATATTTATAAAAATGAAAGAGAAAAATTAGAATTAGAAGAAAATCAAAATTTAATAAAAGATAGAATTTTTAAACTTTCTGATGGAATAAAAAAAATAGAAGAAAAATTAAAAATAATAAATCAAGAAAGAGAAGAAAAAAATGTTCAATTTGAAAAAGAAAATATAAATTTAGAAGTTATGAAAGAAAGAAGTGATTTTTTAAATATTAAAGAAAAAGAATATATGGTTGAAATAAAAGAATTTGAAAATAAAATTTATAAGGAAGAAGAAAAACTAAAATTAGAAAAAGATAAATTAGCTAACTATAATGAAAAATTAGAATCATTAAAAGAAAATTTAAAAAGTTTAGAAAATATTAATAAAGAAAAAAAGATAGATAGAAATAATTATAAAGTTTCTATGGATAAAACTAAATATTTAAATAACAAACTAAAATCTTTTGAAACTGTTAATTTACTAGCAGTTGAAGAATTTAAAGAGTTAGATGAAAAATATAATTTTATAAAAAATCAAAAAGATGATCTAGAAAAAAGTAAAGGTTCTTTAATGGAAGTTATAGAAGATATTTCAAATAATATAAAAACTAGATTTTTAGATGCTTATGAAAATATTAATAAAAATTTTAATTTTATGTGTATGGAAACAATTGATAATTCTGAAGGTAGTTTAACATTGATAAACAAAGAAGATTATGAAAATTGTGGAGTAGAAATATATGTTAAATTTAAAAATAAAAAAAGACAATCATTAACATTATTATCAGGTGGAGAAAAATCAATGGTTGCAATAGCATTTATAATTGCTATATTTATGTATAAACCTAGTCCATTTACTTTTTTAGATGAGATTGAAGCAGCTTTAGATGAAAAAAATACAAAAAAACTTATTAATAAATTAAAAGAATTTACTGATAAATCACAGTTTATTTTAATAACTCATAATAAAGAGACTATGAGATCTTCAGATAGTTTATTTGGAGTTACAATGAATAAAAAAATAGGTATTTCTAAAATTGTACCAGTTAGATTGTAGGTTGAAAAAATTAAAATAAATTTTTTTTGCAATTTATCTAAATTAAAGGTAAAATATAATGATAGAAAGAAATTATAAAAAGAGGTAAGAATGAAGATTTTGTCATATTTGTATTTTCTTATTACAAGTTTAAGAAATTTATTATACGATAAGGAAATTTTAAAAATAAAGAAAATAGAAGATTTATTTGTTATATGCATAGGAAATATAACAGTTGGGGGAACAGGAAAAACTCCAGCAGTACAGTATTTTGCAAAAAAGTTAACAAGTGAGGGTAAAAAAGTTGCAGTTGTATCTAGAGGATATAGAGGAAAAAGAAAAGAAGATCCTTTAGTTGTTTCAGATGGAGAAAAAATATTTGTCACAGCTAAAGAAAGTGGGGATGAGCCTTATATTCATGCTTTGAATTTGAAGGTTCCCATAGTTGTTGGGAAAAATAGATATGAGGCAGCAAAATTAGCTAAAGAAAAATTTAATGTGGATACTATTATTTTAGATGATGGTTTTCAGCATAGAAAATTTTTTAGAAATTGGGATATAGTCTTAATAGATGCTACTAATCCATTTGGTTGGAATAATCTTTTACCTAAGGGAACTTTAAGAGAAAAATTTGATACAGCAGCTCAGAGATCTTCAGAGTTTATAATAACTAAATCTGATTTAATAGCTGAAAGAGATTTAAATAAATTAAAAAGATTTTTTAGAGGAAAGTATGGAAAGCCAGTTTCCGTAGCTAGACATGGGATAAAATGTCTTTATAATATAGAGGGAAATATGAAACCATTATTTTGGGTAAAAGGAAAAAGGG is part of the Fusobacterium sp. JB019 genome and harbors:
- a CDS encoding electron transfer flavoprotein subunit beta/FixA family protein, producing the protein MNILVCIKQVPDDSVEVSVKDNRPALEDIGKVVNAFDTYALEMATRFKEANDGEITVLSIGDKSTEKSLKNCLAVGGNKAVLINDKEFKESDALGTAYILASGIRKLEEENGKEFDIIFCGKESTDTGCGQVGAQISEILGRGFVTDIIEVSNKEDIFSFNQETEEGYNVVETSCPCVVTVTKPNYDPRYPTIKNKMKARRMPIDDLEISNVEKVVEKGAYVKIINFYEPPKKEAGIKIQEEKCEDSTLKAIQIMSEAKVF
- a CDS encoding electron transfer flavoprotein subunit alpha/FixB family protein, encoding MKNILTFVEIKEGNILKNSLEAISAGKKIGDKVIAAILKNDEKLIKELINSGADEVMVLKSSKLEKINLDIYVEAFEKILKDKEFSAFILGGTLVGKELASRLASRLEVGCVTDAIGLKLDEKENVIWTCPAYGGTLFSDMMMDNSQLQIGTIRSGAFKKLEEEERKGEVVSVELELEENNIKTRIVNVVKEIAETVDLESAEVIIAGGRGMGNADNFKLVEELAGLLGGVVGATRPAIEAGWISKNHQVGQSGKIVGPKLYIACGISGAVQHVSGMVGSDYIVAINKDEDAPIFEVANVGIVGNVMEALPIMINEIKQMREN
- the hslU gene encoding ATP-dependent protease ATPase subunit HslU, with the translated sequence MIEKNLVPKIIVKELDKYIVSQDEAKKNVAVSLRNRYRRKLIKNEIMKKEITPKNIILMGSTGVGKTEIARRLAKITNSPFIKVEATKYTEVGYVGKDVESIIKDLVAITIRKLRKEKIDSLKDKYMDFAIEKVAKKLDKLSTINDESKEKLINEIKEGIYDDREVEINKPIKRGNTDGAVVEVIGNKPDGDMGPIIESIMSNFDGKKSKKVKVTVKDAIDIIINEEIEKNINMDEINIEAVRAAEEDGIIFIDEIDKIAGSGNVGRSEVSRQGVQRDILPIVEGTTVMTKYGPVKTDHILFIAAGAFSESSFSDLMPELQGRFPIVTEMQDLNEQDFKKILTNIDYNLIDQYREMLLIDNVELKVTKGAIEKISEYAIYLNENIENIGARRLSTILEFLLKDIMFEAPYEGKEKITIDKKYVEKIFKGKFKEENLDKYIL
- the smc gene encoding chromosome segregation protein SMC, which produces MYLKSVEIYGFKSFGERVKIDFDGGITSIVGPNGSGKSNILDSILWVLGEQSYKNIRAKESKDIIFSGEAKKNGASYAEVSLSIDNKDRFFPIEEEVVKITRKLYKTGENEYLINDKKSRLRDISNLFMDTGVGKSAYSVIGQGKVERIISSSKKEIKEIIEEAAGVKKYQIRKLESEKKLVNVTNEVEKIELILNETYENRSKIKKQADKALAFLELKKERDSLNKGIIIYEIENNKDNIEISREKVLNISKNRDNLKEDKIIKENSLSQTILDKEKIKEEIKNSLNKNEELKNLINNFENEETKLLERKESYNREISEKKEALDKLINKKDENLKTFEILKEEKKKLEINIISGEKNYSKFEEKIKIKDKNKIEIEKIIEDNQRKILDYEVIKLQQSNDIENSEKRMKGSNSRIKNINSDITEIEEKIKSNKEFKEIARKNGLSKKEQLVEVTKKQEICEEKISKISIESNKIAEQLRRDEREEISNRRKYEQILRFEGNNEGFYKGVKEILNEGIRGVEGALISIIKVPEKYEKAIEASISGNLQDIVVENSNVAKKCIKILKERRVGKASFLALDTIKTFGKKNIPSISGVIGRGSELIEYDSKYKKIIEMILANLLVVENMDIAVNISKKNLFAGNIVTLHGEYISGSGRITGGSNRNSAVSQMFERRKESKRLEKLLEELINKINENKLKQENYSKNIEMLENKTQELDVLIENLRKNVKIYHEEFENLKLKEEKLLKDKNIYLAEKQEEENYAREYMKKIESSSKEKKDTEKKTEDIKISIEKKSQDLKEISLSLVKLKDEFSDMKIKFLNSKDRIITIKNDIYKNEREKLELEENQNLIKDRIFKLSDGIKKIEEKLKIINQEREEKNVQFEKENINLEVMKERSDFLNIKEKEYMVEIKEFENKIYKEEEKLKLEKDKLANYNEKLESLKENLKSLENINKEKKIDRNNYKVSMDKTKYLNNKLKSFETVNLLAVEEFKELDEKYNFIKNQKDDLEKSKGSLMEVIEDISNNIKTRFLDAYENINKNFNFMCMETIDNSEGSLTLINKEDYENCGVEIYVKFKNKKRQSLTLLSGGEKSMVAIAFIIAIFMYKPSPFTFLDEIEAALDEKNTKKLINKLKEFTDKSQFILITHNKETMRSSDSLFGVTMNKKIGISKIVPVRL
- the lpxK gene encoding tetraacyldisaccharide 4'-kinase; translation: MKILSYLYFLITSLRNLLYDKEILKIKKIEDLFVICIGNITVGGTGKTPAVQYFAKKLTSEGKKVAVVSRGYRGKRKEDPLVVSDGEKIFVTAKESGDEPYIHALNLKVPIVVGKNRYEAAKLAKEKFNVDTIILDDGFQHRKFFRNWDIVLIDATNPFGWNNLLPKGTLREKFDTAAQRSSEFIITKSDLIAERDLNKLKRFFRGKYGKPVSVARHGIKCLYNIEGNMKPLFWVKGKRVLLFSGLANPLNFEKTVISLDPEYIERIDFLDHHSFKNKDIELIKKRARDINARYIITTEKDIVKIPKDIEWDNLYVLKIEFDFLENNSLECFKGGKDVGL